The genomic interval TGTTTATTAGCTAAAGACAAGCTATTTTGATACAAGATACAGTTTATACAGGTTAGTGTTTTATGATTGTATTGAAGTTTGTGCAGCAAATGTTACTTCAGGCGTTCAACTCTTTTTTATTTTCCTGCTACCAAAAATAAAATTCTCTTATTTTTGAATTTCAAATCTTACAGCATGGAGTCTATCGAAAGACAAAGAGTACACTTTATAGCCGTTGGTGGCAGTGCAATGCATAATCTGGCCATTGCCTTACACGATAAAAATCTTATAGTAACCGGTTCGGACGATGAAATTTACGAACCTTCTAAAAGCCGCCTGCAAAATCGTGGCATTCTTCCACAGGAAATTGGCTGGTTTCCCGATAAACTCGACAATACCATAGATGCAGTAATCCTTGGTATGCATGCCCGTCCGGATAATCCGGAACTGCAACGGGCCAAAGAATTAGGTTTGCCAGTATATTCGTATCCGGAATATATTTACCAGCAAAGTGTAGATAAGCAACGGATTGTGATTGCTGGCAGTCATGGAAAAACTACGATTACCTCCATGATTCTGCATGTGCTCAAACATTTTAACCGCAAGTTTGATTACCTGGTGGGGGCTCAGATCGAAGGTTTTGAAACAATGGTAAAACTCTCGGAAGATGCGCCCATTATTGTGATTGAAGGCGATGAATACTTATCCTCGCCCATCGACCGCCGGCCTAAGTTTTTGCATTACAAACACCACATTGGTCTTGTAAGTGGTATTGCCTGGGATCATATCAATGTATACCCTACGTTTGAAGATTATGTGCGCCAGTTTGATCTGTTCGCTGATTCAACCCCCAAAGGCGGTACGTTAGTGTATGACGAAACCGATGACCTGGTAGCCGTGATCTGCCGTAAAGAACGGGAAGATGTATTCAGCCAGGAATATGCAACCCACAAACATAAAATTGCAGACGGTCAAACCTATCTGGTAACAGAACACGGAGATGTGCCGGTTCAGGTGTTTGGCGAACATAATATGCGCAATTTGAATGGAGCCAGAATGGTACTTTCCCGAATTGGCATCAGCGATAAGCAATTTTACGAAGCCATTCAAACATTCAGAGGCGCTGCTAACCGCCTGGAAATTGTGGCTAAAAATAATTCTACCGTAATTTTTAAAGATTTCGCCCATGCACCTTCCAAACTGGAAGCTACCACGAAAGCGGTAAAAGAGCAGTTTCCCAACCGCCAGCTGGTAGCTTGTATGGAACTGCATACCTTCAGCAGCCTGAATAAAGAATTTTTGAAACAATATAAAGATACCTTCAATACGGCTGAAGAGTCTATTGTCTACTACAGCCCAAAAACGCTGGCACATAAAAAAATGCCTGAACTTACAGAAAATGATGTCCGGACAGCTTTTAACAATAAAAACCTGATTGTATTCACTGAAAACGAAGCCCTTCAGAAATTCCTGCTGCAAAAAAACTGGCAAAACAAAAACCTGCTGCTGATGAGCTCAGGCAACTATAACGGATTAGACCTCAAACAACTTAGCAGCCAAATATTGAATAATTAAACTCAGTCCACAGTCTTCAGAAAATTATAGAATAACAGGATTAAAGGATTACAGAATAATTCTTACAATTCAGACCTTTTGTAAATCTGTCATTCAGTAATTTTCCGTGGGCGATGGACTGCCGACTGTGGACGAACATGCACCAATTAAAGCTTAAAAAACCGCTTGCCTTTTTCGATCTGGAAACAACCGGAACCAATGTAGTAAACGA from Rhodocytophaga rosea carries:
- a CDS encoding UDP-N-acetylmuramate--L-alanine ligase, encoding MESIERQRVHFIAVGGSAMHNLAIALHDKNLIVTGSDDEIYEPSKSRLQNRGILPQEIGWFPDKLDNTIDAVILGMHARPDNPELQRAKELGLPVYSYPEYIYQQSVDKQRIVIAGSHGKTTITSMILHVLKHFNRKFDYLVGAQIEGFETMVKLSEDAPIIVIEGDEYLSSPIDRRPKFLHYKHHIGLVSGIAWDHINVYPTFEDYVRQFDLFADSTPKGGTLVYDETDDLVAVICRKEREDVFSQEYATHKHKIADGQTYLVTEHGDVPVQVFGEHNMRNLNGARMVLSRIGISDKQFYEAIQTFRGAANRLEIVAKNNSTVIFKDFAHAPSKLEATTKAVKEQFPNRQLVACMELHTFSSLNKEFLKQYKDTFNTAEESIVYYSPKTLAHKKMPELTENDVRTAFNNKNLIVFTENEALQKFLLQKNWQNKNLLLMSSGNYNGLDLKQLSSQILNN